Sequence from the Burkholderia stabilis genome:
CGCGCTATTCGGCGGCACGGCGTTCTGACGGAAAGGACCGGTAAAGCGCCGCCTCCGCGATGTCAGGGTTTTTCGCGGCCCGGCGCTTCCGAACGCGAAGTCCGGATCACGGTACCGTCGGGCGAGAAATGCGCGTTGAACATCCCGTCGCCCGATACGCCGCCTTCGGCCCAGTGCCAGCTCCACACCTCTTCATGGCTCAATGCGTATTGCGCGACCTCGGTCGGCTTGCCCAGCAGTTGCCGCACGTCGTCCTTCGACATCCCGGGCATGACCTTCGCGATGTTCGCCGCGGTCAGCGCCTGCGTGATCGACACGAGTCGGCCGTCGGGCCCGAAATCGAGCATGTAGGTGCTCGTGCCGTATGGGCCGCGCGGATACTCGAACCGCTGCGAGCCGTCTTCTCCCTGCCTGACCATCTCGGGCTTGCCGGCCTGGCG
This genomic interval carries:
- the bamE gene encoding outer membrane protein assembly factor BamE domain-containing protein yields the protein MRKQLLTVLMACAISVLAAGCDDQKVADAVNAIKPDPMAFGNLQPGVSTVEDVLRQAGKPEMVRQGEDGSQRFEYPRGPYGTSTYMLDFGPDGRLVSITQALTAANIAKVMPGMSKDDVRQLLGKPTEVAQYALSHEEVWSWHWAEGGVSGDGMFNAHFSPDGTVIRTSRSEAPGREKP